From Caldilineales bacterium, a single genomic window includes:
- a CDS encoding (Fe-S)-binding protein, with the protein MTLALLASCTATAFRPGLTAAILKLAGDLGLDLAIPKAQTCCGLPAWNAGQSSAALAAAQHTLKVFGGYETIVTASPGCWQMLRQHIPALLAGGPQAAEAQHLAGRSLTWLDFLAHNGYLDRLDLSFSGKIALFVPCSQADDRPLRQILARVRGAAILPDPVRQCCGWGANLTWRHPDLGSALARPVTSALRLSRTDLVLTSDVDCLQHLAPLLRETGGPAILHLAEFLADPRVCQIVRAA; encoded by the coding sequence ATGACCCTCGCCCTCCTCGCCTCTTGCACTGCCACAGCCTTTCGCCCCGGTCTGACGGCCGCCATCCTCAAACTTGCCGGCGACCTCGGACTCGATCTCGCGATCCCCAAAGCACAAACCTGTTGCGGGCTGCCGGCCTGGAACGCCGGCCAATCGTCCGCCGCCCTGGCCGCCGCCCAACACACCCTCAAGGTGTTTGGCGGCTACGAGACCATCGTCACCGCCTCGCCCGGTTGCTGGCAGATGCTGCGCCAGCACATCCCCGCCTTGCTTGCGGGCGGGCCGCAGGCAGCCGAGGCCCAGCACCTGGCCGGCCGCAGCCTGACCTGGCTCGATTTCCTGGCCCACAACGGCTATCTCGACCGGCTCGATCTCTCCTTCTCCGGCAAGATCGCCCTCTTCGTCCCCTGCTCTCAGGCCGATGACCGTCCCCTCCGCCAGATCCTGGCCCGCGTGCGCGGCGCCGCCATCCTGCCCGACCCGGTGCGCCAGTGCTGCGGCTGGGGCGCCAACCTGACCTGGCGGCATCCCGACCTGGGCAGCGCTCTGGCCCGCCCGGTGACCTCGGCCCTGCGCCTCAGTCGCACCGACCTGGTCCTGACCAGCGATGTCGATTGTCTGCAACACCTGGCCCCGCTCCTGCGCGAGACGGGCGGCCCGGCCATCCTCCACCTGGCCGAGTTCCTGGCCGATCCCCGGGTCTGCCAGATCGTGAGGGCAGCCTAA
- a CDS encoding ABC transporter ATP-binding protein: MPDPTPDAFLRFEKLSKSYREGEQTRVVLQDADAAFGQGEFTAILGRSGSGKSTLLNLISGIDRADGGRIWLHGQELSALDDRRRTLFRRRNIGFVFQFFNLIPTLTVWENVVLPLELNGAGAAQTRSRAETLLEEVGLLDRSGAFPDRLSGGEQQRVALARALVHDPLLVLADEPTGNLDEATGQHILDLLDRLTRQAGKNLIMVTHSAEAAGHADRVLQLREGKLASFREQTFRP; encoded by the coding sequence ATGCCCGACCCAACCCCCGATGCCTTTCTCCGCTTCGAAAAGCTCTCCAAAAGCTACCGCGAGGGTGAGCAGACCCGCGTGGTGCTGCAAGACGCCGACGCTGCCTTCGGCCAGGGCGAGTTCACCGCCATCCTGGGCCGCAGCGGCAGCGGCAAGAGCACCCTCCTCAACCTGATCAGCGGCATCGACCGCGCCGATGGCGGGCGCATCTGGCTGCACGGCCAGGAACTGAGCGCGCTGGACGACCGCCGGCGCACGCTCTTTCGCCGGCGCAACATCGGCTTCGTCTTCCAGTTCTTCAACCTCATCCCCACCCTCACCGTCTGGGAAAACGTTGTCCTGCCGCTGGAACTGAACGGCGCCGGCGCGGCCCAAACCCGCAGCCGGGCCGAAACCCTGCTGGAGGAAGTCGGCCTGCTCGACCGCAGCGGCGCTTTTCCCGACCGGCTTTCGGGCGGCGAGCAGCAGCGCGTGGCCCTGGCCCGCGCCCTCGTCCACGACCCCCTCCTCGTCCTGGCCGACGAACCCACCGGCAACCTGGACGAGGCCACCGGCCAACACATCCTCGATCTGCTCGACCGCCTGACCCGCCAGGCCGGCAAGAACCTGATCATGGTCACGCACAGCGCCGAAGCGGCGGGGCATGCCGACCGGGTGTTGCAGCTGCGCGAGGGCAAACTGGCGTCGTTTCGGGAGCAGACGTTTCGGCCATGA
- a CDS encoding DinB family protein, with protein MTLAQFAASFSRDDLIRFTNEMLDRQLRLIEGVTDEDVVFTPVDANADDPFAADPDAGSLAWTLGHVIVHCTASSEECCAQASNLARGVEVHGRMRYETPWQQMQTAEQVRARLAESRAIRLAYLNAWPARPHLDLTYTPYKSPQNCIARVLAGLMHDSDHLDQIADIVAQARAAPGEGLQIKNY; from the coding sequence CTGACCCTGGCCCAGTTTGCCGCCAGTTTCAGCCGCGACGACCTGATCCGCTTCACCAACGAGATGCTCGACCGGCAGCTGCGCCTGATCGAGGGCGTCACCGACGAGGACGTGGTCTTCACCCCCGTCGATGCCAATGCCGACGACCCCTTCGCCGCCGACCCGGACGCCGGCTCGCTGGCCTGGACGCTGGGCCATGTCATCGTCCATTGCACCGCCTCCAGCGAAGAATGCTGCGCCCAGGCCTCCAACCTGGCCCGCGGCGTCGAGGTGCACGGCCGTATGCGCTACGAAACCCCCTGGCAGCAGATGCAGACCGCCGAGCAGGTGCGCGCACGCCTGGCCGAAAGCCGGGCCATCCGCCTGGCCTACCTGAACGCCTGGCCGGCTCGCCCGCACCTGGATCTGACCTACACCCCCTACAAAAGCCCGCAGAACTGCATCGCCCGCGTCCTGGCCGGGCTGATGCACGACTCCGACCACCTCGACCAGATCGCCGACATCGTCGCCCAAGCCAGGGCGGCGCCAGGAGAGGGCCTTCAGATCAAGAATTATTGA
- a CDS encoding adenosylcobalamin-dependent ribonucleoside-diphosphate reductase — translation MTEFTSVKTLAPAASLHPDYVRDDAIRLSPNSLEVLRRRYLRKALDGKTAETPAQMFYRVASHLGAAEAEFGGSVEKATHTFYELLTSLRFFPNSPTFTGAGTPLGQLAACFVLPVEDDMGKHPDGIFQTLRNAALIQQTGGGNGFGFGRLRPRGDKVLTSAGAATGPVGFLEAYDKAFGVIAQGGTRRGANMAVLPVRHPDIEEFVTCKAEEGKIANFNISVGVTDAFMRAVADDADFDLINPRNDKVWRTVRARELFDKIATFAHHNGEPGVLFLDEANRTNPVPHLYELEATNPCGEQYLGPYENCCLGSINLAQHLTDEGGIDWDRLERTVADCTHFLDNVVQANAYVPAVSQLRQAAHRVRRIGLGIMGLADVMYALGVRYGSTEAEDLAGQIMEFVRYHSMRTSIDLARTRGPFTAIRGSIYDPANLRWTPPTPLSPYGRDFGRPHLNWDAIVAGIKAHGIRNGAQTTIAPTGTIGTVTGCEGYGCEPVFALAYTRYVKEASGDVTLTYISPLFVRALDEAGIVGENRRRIVDEILHTGTCQNIGELPANILHTFVVSQDITPTEHVRMQAALQRFVDNSISKTINFPSEASVEDVKMAYRLAWELGCKGITVYVTGSRQEVVLETKATAEAKKTETGGKQAGSPAPAGREPEAPPIPTRKRRSTRLHGYTYRQPTPLGTAYITVNHDEHDEPFEVFLNVGKAGSDVAAVSEALGRLMSYILRMASPLEARERLQQIVYQLGGIGGGRPMGFGPQRVRSLPDAIAQVLSEYLNESETEALTKTPQPAAEQMELPLANIGDLCPDCGQASMLYIEGCKKCHNCGYSEC, via the coding sequence ATGACTGAGTTCACCAGCGTGAAAACGCTTGCGCCCGCCGCTTCTCTTCACCCCGACTACGTGCGCGACGACGCCATCCGGCTCTCGCCCAACAGCCTGGAGGTGCTCCGCCGCCGCTACCTGCGCAAGGCGCTGGACGGCAAGACGGCCGAGACGCCGGCGCAGATGTTCTATCGCGTGGCCAGCCACCTGGGCGCGGCCGAAGCCGAGTTTGGCGGCAGCGTCGAGAAAGCAACGCACACGTTCTACGAGTTGCTGACCAGCCTGCGTTTCTTTCCCAACTCGCCCACCTTCACCGGCGCCGGGACGCCGCTGGGCCAGTTGGCGGCGTGTTTCGTTCTGCCCGTCGAAGACGACATGGGCAAGCACCCCGACGGCATCTTCCAGACCTTGCGCAACGCCGCCTTGATCCAGCAGACGGGCGGCGGCAACGGCTTTGGCTTTGGCCGCTTGCGCCCGCGCGGGGACAAAGTGCTCACCTCGGCCGGGGCAGCCACGGGGCCGGTCGGCTTTCTCGAAGCCTACGACAAGGCCTTCGGCGTCATCGCCCAGGGCGGCACCCGCCGCGGGGCCAACATGGCCGTGCTGCCAGTGCGCCACCCCGATATCGAGGAATTCGTCACTTGCAAGGCCGAAGAGGGCAAGATCGCCAATTTCAACATCTCGGTGGGCGTCACCGACGCCTTCATGCGGGCCGTGGCCGACGACGCCGATTTCGATCTCATCAACCCGCGCAACGACAAAGTCTGGCGCACCGTGCGCGCCCGCGAGCTCTTCGACAAGATCGCCACCTTTGCCCACCACAACGGCGAGCCGGGCGTCCTCTTCTTGGACGAAGCGAACCGCACCAACCCCGTGCCACACCTCTACGAGTTGGAAGCGACCAATCCCTGCGGCGAACAGTATCTAGGGCCTTACGAAAACTGCTGCCTGGGTTCGATCAACCTTGCCCAACACCTGACCGACGAGGGCGGCATCGACTGGGATCGACTGGAACGAACCGTCGCCGACTGCACGCACTTCCTCGACAACGTGGTGCAGGCCAACGCCTATGTGCCGGCCGTCTCGCAACTGCGCCAGGCCGCCCATCGCGTCCGCCGCATCGGCCTGGGCATCATGGGCCTGGCAGATGTGATGTATGCGCTCGGCGTCCGCTATGGCTCGACCGAGGCCGAAGACCTGGCCGGGCAGATCATGGAGTTCGTCCGCTACCACAGCATGCGCACCTCGATCGACCTGGCGCGCACCCGCGGCCCCTTCACCGCCATCCGTGGTTCGATCTACGACCCGGCCAACCTGCGCTGGACTCCCCCCACCCCGCTCAGCCCCTATGGACGCGATTTTGGACGCCCACACTTGAACTGGGATGCCATCGTCGCCGGGATCAAGGCCCACGGTATCCGCAACGGCGCCCAAACCACCATCGCCCCCACCGGCACCATCGGCACCGTCACCGGCTGCGAGGGCTACGGCTGTGAACCGGTCTTTGCCCTGGCCTACACGCGCTACGTCAAAGAAGCCAGCGGCGATGTGACCCTCACCTACATCAGCCCGCTGTTCGTGCGGGCGCTCGATGAAGCCGGCATCGTCGGCGAAAACCGCCGCCGCATCGTCGATGAGATCCTCCACACTGGCACCTGCCAAAACATCGGCGAGCTGCCCGCCAACATCCTGCACACCTTCGTCGTCAGCCAGGACATCACCCCCACCGAACATGTGCGGATGCAGGCCGCCTTGCAGCGTTTCGTCGACAACAGCATCTCGAAAACGATCAACTTCCCCAGCGAGGCCAGCGTCGAGGATGTCAAGATGGCCTACCGGCTGGCCTGGGAACTGGGCTGCAAGGGGATCACGGTCTATGTGACAGGCAGCCGGCAGGAGGTGGTGTTGGAGACCAAAGCCACGGCCGAGGCCAAGAAGACCGAAACGGGCGGGAAACAAGCCGGCAGCCCCGCCCCGGCCGGGCGTGAACCCGAAGCCCCGCCCATCCCCACCCGCAAGCGCCGCTCGACCCGGCTGCACGGCTACACCTATCGCCAGCCAACCCCCCTCGGCACCGCCTACATCACCGTCAACCACGATGAGCACGACGAACCGTTCGAGGTCTTCCTCAACGTCGGCAAAGCCGGGTCGGATGTGGCAGCCGTCTCGGAAGCATTGGGCCGGCTGATGAGCTACATCCTGCGCATGGCCAGCCCCCTCGAGGCCCGCGAACGACTGCAACAGATCGTCTACCAGCTCGGCGGCATCGGCGGCGGCCGGCCGATGGGCTTCGGCCCCCAGCGCGTCCGCTCCCTGCCCGACGCCATCGCCCAGGTGTTGAGCGAATACCTGAACGAGAGCGAGACCGAAGCCCTGACCAAGACCCCACAACCGGCTGCCGAACAAATGGAACTGCCCCTGGCCAACATCGGCGACCTCTGCCCCGACTGCGGCCAGGCCTCGATGCTCTACATCGAGGGCTGCAAGAAGTGCCACAACTGCGGTTACAGCGAATGCTGA
- the nrdR gene encoding transcriptional regulator NrdR produces the protein MKCPHCSFDQSRVIDTRESGDGIRRRRLCGRCGERFTTYEQVSTAVQLVKSDGRREPFDRTKLLNGIRMACAKRPIAMADLEGIADQIEEYVHSTGKAEIPSKVVGNMVLERLKTIDPVAYIRFATVYLDLPDLEAVRAEIDRLMGRN, from the coding sequence ATGAAGTGTCCTCACTGTAGTTTCGATCAATCGCGCGTCATCGACACGCGTGAATCAGGCGATGGCATCCGCCGCCGCCGCCTTTGCGGGCGCTGCGGCGAGCGCTTCACCACCTACGAACAGGTCAGCACGGCGGTGCAGTTGGTGAAGAGCGACGGCCGCCGCGAGCCGTTCGACCGCACCAAGCTGCTCAACGGCATCCGCATGGCCTGCGCCAAGCGCCCGATTGCTATGGCCGATCTAGAAGGCATCGCCGACCAGATCGAGGAGTACGTCCACAGCACCGGCAAGGCGGAGATCCCCAGCAAGGTGGTGGGGAACATGGTGCTTGAACGTCTGAAGACCATCGACCCCGTTGCCTATATCCGCTTCGCCACCGTCTATCTAGATCTGCCCGACCTGGAAGCGGTTCGGGCTGAGATCGACCGGCTGATGGGGCGAAACTGA
- a CDS encoding FtsX-like permease family protein, whose translation MTMPSHPLFTIGRRYLLRHPWQSVLMVIGIMLGVAVVVAIDLANASAARAFDLSTEAVAGRATHQIVGGPQGLEESVYVNLRRQGAATAGIPLAPALSETVTSPQLGDRPLTLLGADLFAEAPFRSYLAGEQGAPLAELSTFLTRPGAVLLSAEVAGRYGLAVGAGFTLMVGGYERPVFLAGLVQPGDSLGRRALDGLILTDIATAQELTGRLGRLDRIDVILPTDDPAAAERLQALLPTEANLLAVAARAGAIQQMTAAFRTNLTALSLLALVVGLFLIYNTMTFSVVQRRPLFGALRCLGVTRREIFALVLGEALVIGLIGSALGLAVGVLMGQAAVRAVTQTINDLYFVVTVRGVAAPIESLVKGALLGLIATLLTAAPPAWEAASTPPRLALSRSELEGKARQAVRWVALASLGLMAAGLALLAAPARGLTTAFAGAAAIVIGIGMQTPLVTGLAMRAAAPVCGRLWGALGRFGPRSVVNSLSRTAIAIAALMVAVSVSIGVGLMVGSFRHTVEVWLAETVQGDIYISTPGATATASSAAIDPAAEQIVRGWPGLARVDALRSVAVDSPFGPIAVGAVDNPDVGDERQYQYRQLAAEAIWPAMQEGGVLVSEPLANRLGLPRRGAEITLLTAQGPRTFPVMGVYYDYASSQGLLLMALPLYRRLWQDDAINALALRLDPKAGLDPDQVTAALQDALTPVQSLVVRPNRALRDEALAVFDRTFAITGALQGLTTLVAFIGVLSALLSLILDKQRDLGILRAVGVTTRQMWGLISLETGLMGAVAGLLAMPTGFALSLILIYIINRRSFGWTLQLQLEAAPFIQALIVAVAASLLAGVYPAHRMSKLAAAEAIRYE comes from the coding sequence ATGACGATGCCTTCCCACCCCCTCTTCACCATCGGCCGGCGCTATCTCCTCCGCCACCCGTGGCAATCGGTGCTGATGGTCATCGGCATCATGCTCGGTGTGGCGGTGGTGGTGGCCATCGACCTGGCCAATGCCAGCGCCGCCCGCGCCTTCGATCTCAGCACCGAGGCCGTGGCCGGTCGCGCCACCCATCAGATCGTCGGCGGGCCACAGGGTCTGGAGGAGAGCGTTTATGTCAATCTGCGACGCCAGGGCGCGGCCACGGCCGGGATCCCGCTGGCGCCGGCGCTGAGCGAAACGGTGACATCGCCCCAACTGGGCGACCGGCCGCTGACGCTGTTGGGCGCGGACCTGTTTGCCGAGGCGCCGTTTCGCAGCTATCTGGCTGGGGAGCAGGGCGCGCCGCTGGCCGAATTGTCGACCTTCCTCACCCGGCCTGGGGCGGTGCTGCTCTCGGCAGAAGTGGCCGGGCGTTATGGACTGGCGGTCGGGGCTGGCTTCACGCTGATGGTGGGCGGCTACGAACGGCCGGTTTTCCTGGCCGGGCTGGTGCAGCCGGGCGACAGCCTGGGCCGCCGCGCCCTCGACGGGCTGATCCTGACCGACATCGCCACCGCCCAGGAGTTGACCGGTCGTCTCGGCCGGCTGGATCGCATCGATGTCATCCTGCCCACCGATGACCCTGCCGCCGCCGAGCGCCTGCAGGCCCTGCTGCCCACCGAGGCCAACCTGCTGGCCGTGGCCGCCCGCGCCGGGGCCATCCAGCAGATGACCGCCGCCTTCCGCACCAACCTGACCGCGCTCAGCCTGCTGGCCCTGGTGGTGGGGCTGTTCCTGATCTACAACACCATGACCTTCTCGGTCGTGCAACGCCGGCCGCTGTTTGGCGCCTTGCGCTGCCTGGGCGTCACCCGCCGCGAGATCTTCGCCCTGGTGCTCGGTGAGGCGCTGGTGATCGGGTTGATCGGGTCGGCTCTGGGCCTGGCCGTGGGCGTGCTGATGGGCCAGGCGGCGGTGCGGGCCGTGACCCAAACCATCAACGATCTCTATTTTGTGGTCACGGTGCGAGGGGTGGCGGCGCCGATCGAAAGCCTGGTCAAGGGGGCGCTGTTGGGTCTGATCGCCACCCTGCTCACGGCCGCGCCTCCGGCCTGGGAAGCGGCTTCGACGCCGCCGCGACTGGCGCTCTCTCGTTCCGAGCTGGAGGGCAAGGCGCGGCAGGCGGTGCGATGGGTGGCTCTGGCCAGCCTGGGCCTGATGGCCGCAGGTCTGGCGCTGCTGGCGGCGCCGGCGCGGGGCCTGACCACCGCCTTCGCTGGCGCCGCCGCCATTGTCATCGGCATCGGCATGCAGACGCCCCTCGTCACCGGGCTGGCCATGCGGGCGGCGGCGCCGGTGTGCGGCCGGCTATGGGGCGCGCTGGGGCGCTTTGGCCCGCGCAGCGTGGTCAATTCGCTCAGCCGCACGGCCATCGCCATCGCCGCCCTGATGGTGGCCGTCTCGGTCAGCATCGGCGTCGGCCTGATGGTGGGCAGTTTCCGCCACACGGTGGAAGTGTGGCTGGCCGAAACCGTGCAGGGCGACATCTACATCTCGACGCCCGGCGCCACCGCCACCGCCAGCAGCGCCGCCATCGACCCCGCCGCCGAGCAGATCGTCCGTGGCTGGCCCGGCCTGGCGCGGGTGGACGCCCTGCGTTCGGTGGCGGTCGATTCGCCCTTTGGCCCGATCGCCGTGGGTGCGGTGGACAACCCCGATGTGGGCGACGAGCGCCAGTACCAATACCGCCAGCTGGCGGCGGAAGCCATCTGGCCGGCCATGCAAGAGGGCGGCGTGCTGGTCTCGGAGCCGCTGGCCAACCGGTTGGGGCTGCCCCGCCGCGGGGCCGAGATCACGCTTTTGACGGCCCAGGGGCCGCGCACTTTTCCGGTGATGGGCGTCTACTACGACTATGCTTCCAGCCAGGGCCTGTTGCTGATGGCTTTGCCGCTCTATCGCCGGCTCTGGCAGGATGACGCCATCAACGCCCTGGCTCTCCGTCTCGACCCGAAGGCCGGTCTCGACCCCGACCAGGTGACAGCGGCGCTGCAAGACGCCCTGACCCCGGTGCAAAGCCTGGTGGTGCGACCCAACCGGGCCTTGCGCGACGAGGCGCTGGCCGTCTTCGACCGCACCTTCGCCATCACCGGCGCCCTGCAGGGCCTGACCACGCTCGTGGCTTTCATCGGTGTGCTCAGCGCCCTGCTGTCGCTGATCCTGGACAAGCAACGCGACCTGGGCATCCTGCGGGCGGTGGGTGTGACCACCCGCCAGATGTGGGGGTTGATCTCTCTGGAGACGGGGCTGATGGGGGCGGTGGCCGGGCTGCTGGCCATGCCCACCGGCTTCGCCCTGTCGCTGATCCTGATCTACATCATCAATCGCCGCAGTTTTGGCTGGACGCTGCAACTGCAACTGGAAGCGGCGCCTTTCATTCAGGCGCTGATCGTGGCTGTGGCGGCCTCGTTGCTGGCGGGCGTTTACCCGGCCCACCGCATGAGCAAGCTGGCCGCGGCGGAGGCCATCCGCTATGAATAG
- the ftsZ gene encoding cell division protein FtsZ: MTSKTSKQYVDNLAQIKVIGVGGGGGNAVNRMIQEGIQGVEFVIVNTDGQALMLAEAPLRVRIGDKLTKGLGSGGHPDVGQKAAEESADELKEILKGADMIFVTAGLGGGTGTGAAPVIARLARETGALTIGVVTKPFTFEGTKRRQLAEDGAANLAQHVDTLIVIPNDRLLQIVDKRASVQHAFATADDVLRQGIQGISELITIPGLINLDFADVRTIMSEGGAALMAIGIGKGENRAQDAAEAAIHSQLLDISIEGARGILFNVTGGTDMSLFEVNEAAEIIRRTAHPEANIIFGAVLDPNLKDELRITVIATGFDHARPQQAIPVVWPRPQPQVTTPQTVAPAPTGETPKGYDIPPFLRRARGQQ; the protein is encoded by the coding sequence ATGACCAGCAAAACGTCCAAGCAGTATGTTGACAACCTGGCCCAGATCAAGGTGATCGGGGTTGGCGGCGGCGGCGGCAATGCCGTCAATCGCATGATCCAAGAGGGCATCCAGGGTGTCGAATTCGTCATCGTCAATACCGATGGCCAGGCCCTGATGCTGGCCGAAGCGCCGTTGCGGGTGCGCATTGGCGACAAGTTGACGAAGGGGTTGGGGTCCGGCGGCCACCCGGACGTCGGCCAGAAGGCGGCGGAGGAATCAGCCGACGAACTGAAAGAAATCCTCAAGGGCGCCGACATGATCTTCGTTACCGCCGGTTTGGGCGGCGGCACCGGCACCGGCGCCGCCCCCGTCATCGCCCGCCTGGCGCGCGAGACCGGCGCCCTGACCATCGGTGTAGTGACAAAACCCTTCACTTTCGAGGGCACCAAACGCCGACAATTGGCCGAAGATGGCGCCGCCAACCTGGCCCAACATGTCGATACGCTGATCGTCATCCCCAATGACCGTCTGTTGCAGATCGTGGACAAGCGGGCCAGCGTGCAACATGCCTTTGCCACCGCCGACGATGTGCTCCGCCAGGGCATCCAGGGCATCAGCGAACTGATCACCATCCCTGGCCTGATCAACCTGGATTTTGCCGATGTGCGCACGATCATGAGCGAAGGCGGGGCGGCGTTGATGGCGATCGGCATCGGCAAGGGCGAAAACCGGGCCCAGGACGCCGCCGAAGCCGCCATCCACTCGCAATTGCTCGACATCAGCATCGAAGGGGCGCGGGGCATCCTCTTCAACGTCACTGGCGGGACGGATATGAGCCTGTTCGAGGTCAACGAGGCGGCCGAGATCATCCGGCGCACCGCCCATCCCGAGGCCAACATCATCTTTGGCGCCGTCCTCGACCCCAACCTCAAGGACGAATTGCGGATCACGGTCATCGCCACCGGCTTCGACCACGCCCGTCCGCAGCAGGCCATCCCCGTCGTCTGGCCGCGACCGCAGCCGCAGGTGACCACGCCGCAAACGGTCGCCCCGGCGCCGACCGGCGAGACGCCGAAGGGCTACGACATCCCACCGTTCTTGCGCCGCGCCCGCGGGCAACAATAA
- a CDS encoding LUD domain-containing protein, with translation MLADRYTRIALERLHRLGAQASSRAWAEVEDAETERQAAGRARQRVLDDLPAWLDRLEQQATANGVRVHRAADFQAANRIIVGALQAAKQTAAVCNHSPLHDEIALSRALAANELALTRLHPGDHLLELVGGQAGHPAWPAAHLRVEDISAAMQSRWRIPATLDPDNLAATTFNRTRPALLGAKAAILGLHFADASAGALVCLDNDGHNASLVALADHLICVMGIEQVAAEAADLDVLVQVFARSAWGRPMPGYITPVVRPDPTAGPKTIDLILLDNGRGRVLAAGMAEALRCIGCGACHTICPVYAQIGGQGYGGFAHTGPIGAILNPLLARPGLAVEQPFLSTGCGACRPVCPVDIDLPGLLHQQRWRIARSTVSWRERTAFWLWQRLLGRPALFTAFLRLARRLVLIDG, from the coding sequence GTGCTCGCCGACCGCTACACCCGCATCGCCCTCGAACGCCTGCACCGCCTGGGCGCGCAGGCCAGCAGCCGGGCCTGGGCCGAAGTCGAAGACGCCGAGACCGAGCGCCAGGCGGCCGGCCGGGCCAGACAGCGCGTCCTCGACGACCTGCCCGCCTGGCTCGACCGGCTGGAGCAGCAGGCGACGGCCAACGGCGTGCGCGTCCATCGCGCTGCCGACTTCCAGGCCGCCAACCGCATCATCGTCGGCGCCCTGCAAGCCGCCAAGCAGACGGCCGCCGTCTGCAACCATTCGCCGCTGCACGATGAGATCGCCCTGAGCCGGGCGCTGGCCGCCAACGAGCTCGCGCTCACGCGCCTCCACCCCGGCGACCATCTGCTGGAACTGGTGGGCGGGCAGGCGGGGCATCCGGCCTGGCCGGCGGCCCACCTGCGGGTCGAAGACATCAGCGCCGCCATGCAATCCCGGTGGCGGATCCCGGCCACGCTCGACCCCGACAACCTGGCGGCCACCACCTTCAACCGCACCCGGCCGGCGCTGCTGGGGGCCAAAGCCGCCATCCTGGGTCTGCACTTCGCCGACGCCTCCGCCGGCGCCCTCGTCTGCCTGGACAACGACGGCCACAACGCCAGCCTGGTGGCACTGGCCGACCATCTCATCTGTGTGATGGGCATCGAGCAGGTGGCGGCCGAGGCGGCCGACCTGGATGTGCTGGTGCAGGTCTTTGCTCGCAGCGCCTGGGGCCGGCCCATGCCGGGTTACATCACCCCGGTTGTGCGCCCCGACCCGACCGCTGGCCCCAAGACCATCGACCTCATCCTCCTGGACAACGGCCGGGGCCGGGTGCTGGCGGCGGGGATGGCCGAGGCGCTGCGCTGCATCGGTTGCGGGGCCTGCCACACCATTTGCCCGGTCTACGCCCAGATCGGCGGCCAGGGGTACGGCGGTTTCGCCCACACCGGCCCCATCGGCGCCATCCTCAACCCGCTGCTGGCGCGACCGGGCCTGGCCGTGGAGCAGCCTTTCCTCAGCACTGGCTGTGGGGCCTGCCGGCCGGTGTGCCCGGTGGATATCGATTTGCCCGGCCTGCTGCACCAACAGCGTTGGCGCATAGCTCGATCAACCGTTTCGTGGCGAGAACGGACGGCCTTCTGGCTGTGGCAGCGCTTGCTTGGCCGCCCGGCTCTGTTCACAGCCTTTCTGCGCCTGGCCCGGCGTCTGGTTCTTATAGATGGCTAG